The following are encoded in a window of Flavobacterium sp. WC2421 genomic DNA:
- a CDS encoding DUF1508 domain-containing protein encodes MGSFVISKRFSGDYKFEFTSRKGKTIFTSNAYELRMDCEADAEHIRSVFETCSYVKFKTTKGKFFFRVVVDGVVKATSRKYTTELMVQKGIDEIVKYGSKAEILDFSNNDFIFED; translated from the coding sequence ATGGGTTCTTTTGTTATTAGTAAAAGGTTTAGCGGAGATTATAAATTTGAGTTTACTTCTAGAAAAGGAAAAACAATTTTCACTAGCAATGCATATGAATTAAGAATGGATTGTGAGGCTGACGCGGAGCATATCCGGTCGGTTTTTGAAACTTGTTCTTACGTGAAGTTTAAAACTACTAAAGGGAAGTTCTTTTTCAGGGTTGTAGTTGATGGTGTTGTCAAGGCAACTAGCAGAAAATATACCACAGAGTTGATGGTTCAAAAAGGAATTGATGAAATAGTCAAATATGGTTCAAAAGCAGAAATATTAGATTTCTCCAATAATGATTTTATATTTGAAGATTAG